In one window of Bizionia sp. M204 DNA:
- a CDS encoding iron ABC transporter permease, protein MHTNYTYAFITLIILLVICILANISLGSVSIPISAIFESFVGTLDHESWSYIIKDYRLPKALTAVLVGSGLGISGLLMQTLFRNPLAGPFVLGISSGASLGVALVILGAGVFGGAFATIFVSKWSIIIAASLGSFLVLSAVLVVSSKVRDTMAILIIGLMFGSITAAVVSVLSYFSSAEQLQQYIFWGFGSLGNLSWQELGIFFIVYSLGMLLTIFSIKGLNSLLLGENYAKSLGLNIKQTRLIIIIATSLLAGTITAFAGPIAFIGLAIPHITRQIFTTSNHKILIPAVFLFGAIIMLICDSIAQLPTSDYTLPINAITSLMGAPVVIWLLVRKRKMLF, encoded by the coding sequence ATGCATACCAACTATACATACGCTTTTATTACCCTCATAATCCTGCTGGTAATTTGCATTTTAGCAAATATTAGTTTGGGTTCGGTATCTATTCCCATATCGGCAATTTTTGAAAGTTTTGTTGGCACTTTAGACCACGAATCTTGGTCCTATATTATTAAAGACTACCGCTTACCAAAAGCACTGACAGCGGTTTTAGTCGGTTCTGGATTAGGTATTTCTGGATTATTAATGCAAACCTTATTTAGAAACCCATTGGCTGGTCCGTTTGTTTTGGGTATCAGTTCCGGCGCTAGTTTGGGTGTGGCACTCGTTATTTTAGGAGCTGGAGTTTTTGGTGGCGCATTTGCCACAATTTTTGTATCCAAATGGAGTATTATTATTGCGGCTAGTTTAGGGAGTTTTCTCGTGCTCTCAGCAGTTTTAGTGGTGTCTTCAAAAGTACGAGATACCATGGCTATCCTCATTATAGGACTTATGTTTGGCAGCATTACTGCTGCTGTGGTTAGTGTCCTCTCCTACTTTAGTAGCGCAGAACAACTTCAGCAATATATTTTCTGGGGATTTGGAAGTTTAGGAAACCTATCATGGCAAGAATTGGGTATTTTCTTTATCGTTTATAGCCTCGGCATGCTGTTGACAATTTTCTCAATCAAAGGTTTAAATTCACTTTTATTAGGTGAAAATTATGCGAAAAGTCTTGGATTAAACATCAAGCAAACGCGACTTATTATTATTATTGCTACTAGTTTATTAGCGGGAACCATCACCGCTTTTGCTGGACCTATTGCTTTTATTGGTTTAGCTATTCCTCATATTACACGTCAAATTTTTACAACATCTAATCATAAAATATTAATTCCAGCCGTGTTTTTATTTGGCGCCATTATCATGCTTATTTGCGATAGTATTGCGCAATTACCAACTAGTGATTATACCTTGCCAATTAACGCAATTACGTCATTAATGGGAGCTCCTGTGGTTATTTGGTTGTT
- a CDS encoding ABC transporter substrate-binding protein: MLHKKIVFITLLLSLFFWNCQDKTKQEISLPKTSKSSIKIDYAAGFAITNYENSTLLTINNPWPDSDKNYRYLLLTKAQAAVSTYNKSDYDGIITIPVEKMVVTSTTHIPALELLEVENTLIGFPGTDYISSEKTRQLIDSGAIRELGKNEGINTEVLLELNPNVVIGFGIDGNNKSFETIRKSGIPVIYNGDWVETSPLAKAEWVKFFGALYNKSNQAESIFKAIETDYLEAKSLAENASSKPRVLSGAMHKDIWYLPSGTSPEAQLLKDANVDYLWANSESKGSLALNFEVVFNKAKDADIWISPSYYNSLEALEKANSHYTQFDAFKNKNMYSFVNTAGKTGGVTYYEIGTARPDLVLKDLVKIAHPELLENYELQFFKRLE; this comes from the coding sequence ATGTTACATAAAAAGATAGTTTTCATTACGCTTCTATTGAGTTTATTTTTCTGGAATTGTCAAGACAAAACCAAGCAAGAAATTAGCCTACCCAAAACCAGCAAATCATCTATAAAAATTGATTATGCCGCAGGTTTTGCCATTACAAATTATGAAAATTCCACACTACTAACCATTAACAATCCTTGGCCAGATTCTGATAAAAACTACCGTTATCTTTTGCTTACAAAAGCGCAGGCTGCTGTAAGCACATATAACAAAAGTGATTACGATGGCATAATTACTATTCCTGTTGAAAAAATGGTAGTTACATCAACAACCCATATTCCTGCATTGGAATTATTAGAGGTTGAAAACACCTTAATTGGATTTCCAGGAACCGATTATATTTCTTCCGAAAAAACGCGACAATTAATTGATTCGGGTGCTATTAGAGAACTCGGAAAAAATGAAGGCATTAATACCGAAGTATTATTGGAACTGAACCCAAATGTGGTGATTGGTTTTGGTATTGACGGCAATAATAAAAGTTTTGAAACCATCAGAAAATCAGGAATTCCTGTTATTTACAATGGTGATTGGGTAGAAACTTCGCCATTAGCAAAAGCAGAATGGGTTAAATTTTTTGGAGCACTTTATAATAAAAGCAACCAAGCGGAATCTATTTTTAAAGCGATTGAAACCGATTATTTAGAAGCTAAAAGTTTAGCTGAAAATGCCAGCAGCAAACCTAGGGTTTTAAGTGGTGCCATGCATAAAGACATTTGGTATTTGCCAAGCGGAACAAGTCCAGAAGCGCAACTTTTAAAAGATGCCAACGTAGATTATTTATGGGCAAATTCGGAAAGCAAAGGAAGCCTAGCTTTAAATTTTGAAGTGGTATTTAATAAAGCCAAAGATGCAGATATCTGGATTAGCCCTTCCTACTATAATTCATTGGAAGCTTTAGAAAAAGCTAATTCACACTACACCCAATTTGATGCTTTCAAAAATAAAAACATGTATTCTTTTGTTAATACTGCTGGTAAAACAGGCGGTGTTACCTATTATGAAATAGGAACGGCCAGACCTGATTTGGTATTGAAGGACTTGGTAAAAATAGCACATCCTGAATTACTTGAAAATTATGAACTACAGTTTTTTAAACGCCTAGAATAA
- a CDS encoding YncE family protein, translated as MNKQVKLVVMFAAVLLLQNCTSNDREIIIDNPPPSGDYANGIFVLNEGGYTYSNASVSFIDNSGQVYNNVFYGVNGRKLGDVAQSMAFYGDKAYILVNNSNTIEVVNRYTFELITTIENDILTPRYMTFDGAKGFITNWGDPADTTDDYVAVLDTETNAIISTIPVAEGPDGILNNNGTLYVAHYGGWGYGNTISVLDAVNETVTASIDVSDMPGSMVTHNNDLYVICAGKEDYTGAETLGGLYKINMATNQVTDQIIFADGVHPDYLEINNNLLLYTLNRDVYKVDLNDFRLPATPLFTTSTQNLGVLYGFTIINETIYIADAKDFVSNGDVLVYNLQGDFQENYNVKLIPNGFYNNN; from the coding sequence ATGAATAAACAGGTGAAATTAGTTGTCATGTTCGCTGCGGTTTTATTGCTGCAGAATTGTACGAGTAACGACCGTGAAATTATAATTGACAATCCGCCACCATCTGGCGATTATGCCAACGGTATATTTGTTTTAAATGAAGGAGGTTATACGTACTCCAATGCTTCGGTATCATTTATAGACAACTCTGGCCAAGTATATAACAACGTATTTTATGGCGTTAATGGTAGAAAATTAGGCGATGTAGCGCAAAGTATGGCGTTTTATGGAGATAAAGCATATATACTAGTCAACAACTCCAACACTATTGAAGTTGTAAATCGCTATACGTTTGAGCTTATTACAACCATTGAAAACGATATTTTAACACCACGTTATATGACTTTTGATGGTGCTAAAGGTTTCATAACCAATTGGGGCGATCCAGCAGATACTACGGATGATTATGTAGCTGTTTTGGACACAGAAACCAACGCTATAATTAGTACTATTCCAGTTGCAGAAGGGCCAGATGGCATATTGAATAATAATGGAACTTTATACGTGGCGCATTATGGTGGCTGGGGTTATGGGAATACAATATCGGTGTTAGATGCGGTTAATGAAACAGTTACTGCTAGTATTGATGTTTCTGATATGCCAGGAAGTATGGTAACTCATAATAACGATTTATATGTTATTTGCGCCGGAAAAGAAGATTACACAGGCGCTGAAACTTTAGGCGGTTTATACAAAATAAACATGGCAACAAACCAGGTTACCGACCAAATTATTTTTGCAGATGGTGTTCATCCAGATTATTTAGAAATTAATAATAATTTACTTTTATATACTTTAAATAGAGACGTTTACAAGGTGGATTTGAATGATTTTAGGCTACCTGCAACTCCCTTATTTACTACAAGCACTCAAAATTTAGGGGTATTGTATGGTTTTACTATTATTAATGAAACTATTTATATAGCAGATGCTAAAGATTTTGTTTCTAACGGTGATGTATTAGTATACAACTTACAAGGAGATTTTCAGGAAAACTATAATGTAAAACTTATTCCTAACGGATTTTATAACAACAACTAA
- a CDS encoding TonB-dependent siderophore receptor, with product MNLKYIKLKDSVYTTTQTVLNDSVLKRNQTSLTSLLNYNTTIYLKENGLGMVSSPSFRGTTAQQTAVLWNGININSQTTGQTDFNTVNTRGFDRVVVKSGGGGVVDGSNAIGGSIYLENNIKYNAGFENDFFLKYGSYNTYGLDYKTGYSTKNTSFSLGISRQGSDNDYEYLGTNRTNENGQFNNTNISSTFGFKLDKKNAINLYTNLYDGKRNFSLPTPNALETKYYDFNTRSMVEWVSKSSYFTSNAKVAYITENYRYYPNIARDYNTYGDVGSLFVKYNLDYELGRMLFSGGFNYNHNNGEGSDIQHENRDLGSVFLGLKHKLSKRFMYEISLRQELNANYENPFLYSAGIQAEITNFYSLKLNTSKNFRIPTYNDLYWEGFGNPNLKPELSYQGEMSNVLHIPNASLTINGYYNKVQDLLLWVPDVAGIWRPENAENVNIYGLEGILSANKKIGAHTINVSATYAYTVSKNEKTDKQLIYVPYHKLTTAVSYSFKKLSTYYQFINNGEVFTTTDNAVEHILNSYMVANFGIEYNLGKKTNKYILGVQVLNLWNESYESVQNRPMPGRNFNMYLNFNI from the coding sequence GTGAATTTGAAATACATCAAATTAAAAGATTCGGTTTATACAACAACGCAAACCGTTTTAAATGATAGTGTTTTAAAACGCAACCAAACATCACTTACCAGTCTTTTAAATTATAATACCACTATTTACTTAAAAGAAAATGGTTTAGGTATGGTTTCTTCGCCTAGTTTCAGGGGGACAACGGCACAACAAACGGCGGTTTTATGGAATGGCATTAATATAAATTCACAAACAACGGGTCAGACAGATTTTAATACTGTTAATACCCGTGGATTTGACCGTGTTGTTGTCAAGTCTGGTGGCGGTGGCGTTGTGGATGGTAGTAATGCTATTGGCGGCAGTATTTATTTGGAAAATAATATTAAGTATAATGCAGGTTTTGAAAATGATTTTTTTTTAAAATACGGCAGTTATAACACCTACGGATTAGACTATAAAACGGGGTATTCAACGAAAAACACGAGCTTTTCATTAGGTATTTCACGTCAAGGTTCTGATAATGATTACGAATATTTAGGAACAAACAGAACCAATGAAAACGGTCAATTTAATAATACGAATATCAGTTCGACTTTTGGTTTTAAGTTGGATAAGAAAAATGCCATTAATCTTTATACTAATTTATATGATGGCAAACGAAATTTCTCCCTTCCAACGCCAAATGCTTTAGAAACAAAATACTACGATTTTAATACGCGAAGTATGGTGGAATGGGTGTCCAAATCCTCGTATTTTACGTCTAATGCTAAAGTTGCTTATATCACTGAAAACTATAGATATTATCCCAATATAGCTAGAGATTATAATACCTATGGTGATGTGGGTAGTCTGTTTGTAAAATACAATTTAGATTATGAATTAGGCCGTATGCTTTTCAGCGGTGGCTTTAATTACAACCATAATAATGGCGAAGGTTCTGATATACAACATGAAAACCGGGATTTAGGGTCTGTTTTTTTGGGTTTAAAACATAAATTAAGCAAACGGTTTATGTATGAAATTAGCTTGCGTCAAGAATTAAATGCTAATTATGAAAACCCATTTTTATATTCAGCAGGAATTCAAGCCGAAATCACCAACTTTTATAGTTTGAAATTAAATACTTCAAAAAACTTCAGAATCCCCACTTACAATGATCTATACTGGGAAGGATTTGGTAATCCGAACTTAAAACCAGAGTTATCCTATCAAGGTGAAATGAGTAACGTTTTACATATTCCAAATGCTTCGTTAACCATTAACGGTTACTATAATAAAGTCCAAGATTTATTATTATGGGTACCAGATGTTGCCGGTATTTGGCGACCTGAAAATGCGGAGAACGTTAATATTTATGGTCTTGAAGGCATATTGTCTGCTAATAAAAAAATTGGAGCGCATACTATAAATGTATCGGCAACCTATGCCTACACGGTTTCAAAAAATGAAAAAACAGATAAGCAACTTATTTATGTGCCGTATCATAAACTGACAACTGCAGTTAGTTATAGCTTTAAAAAGCTGTCTACCTATTATCAATTTATAAATAACGGAGAGGTTTTTACTACAACGGATAACGCTGTAGAGCATATACTTAATAGCTATATGGTAGCTAATTTCGGTATAGAATATAATCTTGGTAAAAAAACGAATAAATATATACTAGGTGTACAGGTTCTTAATTTATGGAATGAATCCTACGAAAGTGTGCAAAACAGGCCTATGCCCGGTAGAAATTTTAATATGTATTTGAACTTTAATATTTGA
- a CDS encoding DUF5074 domain-containing protein: MKKNYLFLLTSIFAFLTFSGFAQVGYNNGVFVLNEGMFGTDTASVSFISNSGTVSNDVFATENPGMEIGQLAQGMGFDGGNSYIVSNGSHEVNVIDRLTFAHVATVTTGLDNPRYIVFDNGFGYITNWGDPTDITDDYIAVMDLTTNTITSTIPVVEGPEEIIKQNNQLFVAHQGGYGQGNTVSVINLSDNSVSEITVSDVPNSIVADHDYLYVLCGGKEAWTGEETLGKLYRIDLSDFSEMDVYNFATGEHPNFLQVDNGQAYYVVDNNIYNFDFTGGLPSTELINTASEGVVLAYGLSLLDNVLYLSDAENYVNDGKVVTYNTTGTFQNSYTVGIIPNGVYKYNMPLGIYPPPAGQSETTAIAQEDALFVDWASGADVTRGLINISDSGSGYATVGVESNVIGIANNAIISLGDGGDAILTFDTPITDGSGYDFAVFENSFSDTFLELAFVEVSSDGVNYFRFPAHSQTQTDTQVGGFGAVDATYINNLAGKYRAGFGTPFDLSDIPNNPLLDKTRITHVKVIDAIGTIDPAFATYDSYGNMINDPYPTPFGSGGFDLDAIGVINQASLSMADNKLTELKVYPNPASNFFSIKGVSNVMDIEMYDITGTLVKQLKNTRLKTIDISNLKQGVYLVKITSQNKNGLYKLIKQ, translated from the coding sequence ATGAAAAAAAATTATCTATTCTTATTAACATCTATTTTTGCTTTTTTAACCTTTTCCGGCTTTGCACAAGTCGGCTACAATAATGGTGTTTTTGTTTTAAATGAAGGCATGTTTGGTACAGATACAGCATCTGTTTCTTTTATAAGTAATTCAGGAACGGTTAGTAATGATGTTTTTGCAACCGAAAATCCAGGTATGGAAATTGGGCAGTTAGCTCAAGGGATGGGCTTTGATGGCGGTAATTCTTATATCGTGTCAAACGGAAGTCATGAAGTAAACGTGATTGATCGTCTAACATTTGCCCATGTTGCAACCGTTACAACGGGATTAGATAATCCACGCTATATAGTGTTTGATAACGGTTTTGGATATATTACCAATTGGGGTGATCCTACAGACATTACTGATGATTATATAGCGGTAATGGATTTAACAACAAATACAATAACAAGTACCATTCCAGTAGTTGAAGGACCAGAAGAAATTATAAAGCAAAACAATCAATTATTTGTTGCGCATCAAGGTGGTTATGGTCAGGGAAATACGGTTTCAGTAATCAATTTAAGCGATAACAGTGTTTCAGAAATTACGGTTTCCGATGTACCAAATTCTATTGTAGCTGATCATGATTATTTATATGTGCTTTGCGGTGGAAAGGAAGCATGGACAGGTGAGGAAACGTTAGGGAAACTATATAGAATAGATTTAAGCGATTTTTCTGAAATGGATGTTTATAACTTTGCCACAGGGGAACATCCAAATTTTTTACAAGTTGATAATGGTCAAGCCTATTATGTGGTAGATAATAATATCTATAATTTTGATTTTACAGGGGGTTTGCCAAGTACGGAACTCATCAATACAGCATCGGAAGGCGTTGTTTTAGCTTACGGATTATCGCTTCTAGACAATGTGCTTTATTTATCGGATGCTGAAAATTATGTTAATGATGGTAAAGTCGTTACTTACAATACAACAGGAACGTTTCAGAACTCTTATACCGTAGGTATTATTCCTAATGGGGTATACAAATATAACATGCCATTGGGTATCTATCCTCCACCAGCAGGTCAATCAGAAACGACTGCTATTGCCCAAGAGGATGCATTATTTGTAGATTGGGCTTCAGGTGCCGATGTAACAAGAGGTTTAATCAATATTTCTGACTCAGGAAGTGGTTATGCTACTGTAGGTGTAGAGTCTAATGTTATAGGTATTGCTAATAACGCGATTATAAGTTTAGGTGATGGAGGTGATGCTATTTTAACCTTTGATACACCAATTACTGACGGATCTGGATATGATTTTGCTGTTTTTGAAAACTCATTTAGTGATACTTTTTTAGAACTGGCTTTTGTTGAAGTAAGTTCAGATGGTGTTAATTATTTCAGATTTCCAGCACATAGTCAAACGCAAACGGATACACAAGTAGGTGGTTTTGGAGCTGTTGATGCTACTTATATCAATAATCTAGCAGGAAAATACCGTGCAGGTTTTGGAACACCTTTCGATTTAAGTGATATTCCTAACAATCCTTTATTGGATAAAACTAGAATTACACACGTAAAAGTTATTGATGCTATTGGAACTATTGATCCGGCGTTTGCTACTTACGATTCTTATGGGAATATGATAAACGATCCATATCCAACACCGTTTGGTTCTGGTGGTTTCGATTTAGATGCCATTGGGGTTATTAATCAAGCTAGTTTGAGTATGGCAGATAATAAGCTAACCGAATTGAAAGTATATCCGAATCCAGCTTCTAATTTCTTTAGCATAAAAGGTGTTAGTAACGTTATGGATATTGAAATGTACGACATAACAGGGACGTTAGTAAAACAACTTAAAAATACGCGTTTAAAAACTATCGATATTTCTAATTTAAAACAAGGTGTTTATTTGGTAAAAATAACATCACAAAATAAAAACGGATTGTATAAACTGATCAAGCAGTAA